Proteins from a genomic interval of Trifolium pratense cultivar HEN17-A07 linkage group LG6, ARS_RC_1.1, whole genome shotgun sequence:
- the LOC123891961 gene encoding disease resistance protein RPV1-like, giving the protein MNFCDKLFDTIYIYDVFISFRGSDTRNGFVGHLYGHLVRKGLIVFKDDIELRRGEYIAPQLLQAIKDSRVSIVVFSKDYASSTWCLDEMTTIDECRAELRQTVFPIFYDVDPSHVRKQNGVYENAFVVHTESFKHEPHRVDGWKKAMTYLAGLGGTDVRNKPEFEMIETIVQDVTNTLNPKLSGCYDHLIGVRPCVEALERLLNLKSEDNAFRVLGIRGMDGIGKTTLANVLYDTIAYQFSACCFIENLSTIYRDGDAIAVKKQILHQTLKEKNLDAYNLSEISKILINRLYNMKVLIVLDDVDQFEQLDELHIDPKLLHPGSRIIITTRDVHILELYGANIIHEVELMNDYDARELLCRKAFKNGNSSNDYAELISNVLRYAQGLPLAIKVMGSFLHNKNTTQWKDTLKGLEKNPNSEIMKVLRSSFEKLEGREKEIFLHIACFFEGEREDYVKQVLDAFGLQYDIGISLIAKKSFITIRNQKIYMHKMLQELGKHIIREQHPNEPRLWSRLWLHCDLDDAIRKSEAINAKAIILNQREDVSKFKQLRDEDLAKMENLKVLILNHSNFSGSSKFLPNSVRYLLWNGCPMTYLSSNFQPYNLVELNMPNSSMVQLWKDFQELPFLKRMDISNSKNLKVTPRFEGMQYLERLDLTGCINLSEVHPSIGLLEKLEFLSLQNCTSLVNLDFGNAARLWSLKVLRLSDCKKLENTPNFSGLIFLQYLDMGRCASISTIHESIGTLEKLRFISLRDCTDLVEIPAQLLRSLTTLDLCGCSKFNKLSLRHISTSQSLQSLIFLDLSFCNIVKVPDAIGEFRCLERLNLQGNNFTELPSTFGRLHNLSYLNLSHCHKLQSLSDLLPARSSSVGRYFKTTPGTRNHRSGLYIFDSPNYNKHVSFYDYEYYFGWLFTRWVKRLVMKPLHFRCGFDIVLPLHGDTTDCDVNLAIPRYFRHRYNGSSIARMTVPVLDVDWLGFLFYVTFDLNNHNQQSSSSQLPHPFYLSFESEYKEERFDMALNLELNKVDGEHYIWMIYISREHCHFVKTGAHITFKARQGLIIKEWGLRLITEKDTQGSMMEMSVPVHLPLENVKVKQRSDSSSFEPKIQLPYNWFVSDKDEANGKETDLFNLGLSTEIPQ; this is encoded by the exons ATGAATTTCTGTGATAAGCTATTTGACACG atatatatatatgatgtatTTATCAGTTTTAGAGGTTCTGACACTCGCAATGGCTTTGTCGGCCATCTCTACGGTCATCTAGTTAGAAAAGGTCTTATCGTTTTCAAAGATGACATAGAACTTCGGAGAGGAGAATATATTGCACCCCAACTTTTGCAAGCAATTAAAGATTCACGAGTTTCTATCGTTGTCTTCTCGAAAGATTATGCTTCCTCAACTTGGTGTTTGGATGAAATGACTACCATTGATGAATGCCGTGCTGAACTAAGACAGACTGTTTTCCCTATTTTCTATGATGTTGATCCATCTCATGTCCGAAAACAAAATGGAGTGTATGAGAATGCCTTTGTTGTACACACTGAGTCATTCAAACATGAGCCACACAGAGTTGATGGGTGGAAGAAAGCTATGACCTATTTGGCTGGATTAGGTGGCACAGATGTCAGGAATAA GCCAGAATTTGAAATGATTGAAACAATTGTTCAGGATGTAACAAACACATTGAATCCGAAATTGTCAGGGTGTTATGATCATCTTATTGGAGTAAGACCTTGTGTCGAAGCATTAGAAAGACTTTTAAACTTAAAGTCAGAGGACAATGCTTTTCGGGTTTTAGGAATACGGGGGATGGATGGCATAGGAAAGACAACTCTTGCAAATGTCTTGTATGATACAATCGCATATCAATTTAGTGCTTGTTGTTTTATTGAGAATCTTAGCACAATTTATAGGGATGGCGATGCTATTGCTGTCAAGAAACAAATTCTTCATCAaactttgaaagaaaaaaatctggATGCATACAATCTCTCTGAAAtatctaaaattttaataaataggCTATATAACATGAAGGTCCTCATAGTTCTTGACGATGTTGATCAATTTGAGCAACTAGATGAATTGCACATAGATCCCAAATTACTACATCCTGGAAGTAGAATAATCATAACCACCAGAGATGTGCATATTCTTGAATTGTATGGAGCGAATATAATTCATGAGGTTGAATTGATGAATGATTATGATGCTCGGGAACTTCTATGTAGAAAAGCCTTCAAAAATGGTAATTCAAGCAATGATTATGCAGAACTTATTTCTAATGTACTAAGATACGCTCAAGGTCTTCCATTAGCAATTAAAGTAATGGGTTCTTTCTTGCATAATAAAAACACCACCCAATGGAAAGATACCTTGAAAGGATTAGAGAAGAATCCGAATAGTGAAATTATGAAAGTTCTCCGGTCAAGTTTTGAGAAACTCgagggaagagagaaagaaatattTTTGCATATTGCTTGTTTCTTTGAAGGGGAGAGGGAGGATTATGTTAAGCAAGTTCTAGATGCTTTTGGATTGCAATATGATATTGGAATTTCACTAATTGCTAAGAAATCATTCATAACCATTAGAAACCAGAAAATTTATATGCATAAAATGTTGCAAGAGTTGGGGAAACATATTATTCGGGAACAACATCCTAATGAGCCAAGATTATGGAGTAGATTGTGGCTTCATTGTGATCTCGATGATGCAATTAGAAAATCG gAAGCAATAAATGCTAAAGCCATAATTCTAAATCAAAGGGAGGATGTTAGCAAATTCAAGCAGTTGAGGGATGAAGATTTAGCAAAAATGGAGAACTTGAAAGTGCTCATATTAAATCATTCAAATTTTTCAGGAAGCTCCAAATTTCTTCCCAATTCCGTACGCTATCTTTTGTGGAATGGTTGCCCTATGACgtatttgtcatcaaattttcAACCATATAACCTTGTAGAATTGAATATGCCTAATAGTAGCATGGTACAACTATGGAAAGACTTCCAG GAACTCCCCTTTTTGAAAAGGATGGATATCAGCAACTCCAAAAATCTAAAGGTCACTCCAAGGTTTGAAGGGATGCAATATCTCGAGAGGCTAGATCTTACAGGATGCATAAATTTGTCGGAGGTGCATCCATCAATTGGACTTCTGGAAAAACTTGAATTCTTGAGTTTGCAGAACTGTACTAGTCTAGTTAACCTTGATTTTGGAAATGCAGCTAGATTATGGTCTTTAAAAGTTTTGCGTCTCTCTGATTGCAAGAAACTTGAAAACACTCCGAATTTCAGTGGATTGATTTTTCTACAATATCTTGATATGGGCCGATGTGCAAGTATATCCACGATTCATGAATCTATCGGGACTCTTGAAAAACTCAGATTCATAAGTTTGAGAGACTGCACAGATCTTGTTGAAATACCTGCACAATTATTGAGATCTCTTACAACTCTAGATCTTTGTGGATGCTCTAAATTCAATAAGCTGTCATTGAGACATATTTCCACTTCTCAATCTCTGCAATCTTTGATTTTTCTAGACTTAAGTTTTTGCAATATTGTTAAAGTACCTGATGCTATTGGAGAATTTAGGTGTTTAGAAAGACTAAATCTTCAGGGAAATAACTTTACTGAACTACCCTCCACTTTCGGTAGACTTCACAATCTATCATATTTAAACCTGTCTCATTGTCATAAGCTTCAAAGTTTGTCTGATCTCCTACCAGCAAGATCTAGTTCAGTGGGAAGATATTTTAAAACAACACCTGGAACCCGTAATCATAGATCAggattatatatttttgattcTCCCAATTACAATAAGCATGTATCCTTCTACGACTACGAATATTATTTCGGTTGGTTATTCACTCGCTGGGTAAAAAGACTAGTTATG AAACCTCTTCACTTTCGATGTGGCTTTGACATTGTTCTTCCTTTGCATGGAGATACCACTGATTGTGATGTAAATCTTGCCATTCCAAGGTATTTCCGTCACCGGTATAATGGGAGTTCAATAGCAAGGATGACTGTTCCTGTTCTGGATGTCGACTGGCTCGGCTTTCTCTTTTATGTCACATTTGATTTAAATAATCATAATCAGCAATCGTCATCTTCACAACTGCCACATccattttatctttcttttgagAGTGAATACAAAGAAGAACGATTTGATATGGCACTTAATTTGGAACTAAACAAGGTTGATGGAGAACATTACATTTGGATGATCTATATATCTCGGGAACATTGTCATTTTGTAAAAACAGGAGCACACATCACATTTAAAGCCCGCCAAGGTTTGATTATCAAGGAATGGGGGTTGCGTCTCATAACCGAGAAAGACACACAGGGCTCAATGATGGAAATGAGTGTACCAGTACATCTTCCTTTAGAGAATGTGAAAGTAAAACAAAGAAGCGACAGCAGTAGCTTTGAGCCCAAAATCCAACTTCCTTACAATTGGTTTGTTTCTGACAAAGATGAAGCCAATGGAAAAGAAACCGATCTCTTTAATCTTGGCCTTTCAACCGAAATACCACAGTGA